ATACTTTGGCTTTCGTCCCTTACTTTATCGGCAGTAAGTAGCGTTGGCGCATTTGTTAACCGCTAGGAACCTTGCGGAGCCTTTGTATAACCTGCACAGAGATCCAAGAAGCGGGTGTTGGCTTCCACCTCGCCAATGCTGACTCGTACACCCTCGTTTCCAAAGGCACGGACTGACAGGGCCTGTTCCGCCGCCAAAGCAGCAAACTCCGCGCTGTGCTCCCCAAGATTCAACCAAACAAAGTTGCCTTGAGCCTCTGGAACAAACCAACCGAGTTCCCTCAGGCCAGCCGTCACGCGATCCCGTTCATCCACCAGGCTTTGTACCCTTTCCACAACCTGATCGAAATTCTCGATGGACGTAACGGCAGCTCGCTCCGCAATCTGGGAAACGGCGAACGGAGTGGCCGTCACCCGGAGATGCTGGGTCAGCAAGGGACCGGAGACACTGTAGCCAACGCGCAGGCCAGCCAGTCCGTGCGCTTTGGAGAAGGTCCTCAGAACCACCACATTGGGGTATTTACGGTAGAGCTTGATGCCGTCCACAGCCTCCGCATCCCGGACGAACTCCTGGTACGCCTCATCGATGACAACCACCACATTGGGCGGCACCGCCTGGATGAAGCGTTCCGTTTCCTCGGCCGTAAGGATGGGACCAGTAGGGTTGTTCGGCGTACACAGGAGGATGACCTTGGTGCGGACGGTTACTGCGGCAGCCATGGTTTGGAGGTCGTGGCGCCCGTCTGGCAGCAGCGGAATTTGGACACTTGCTGCCCCGGCGAGGCCGACGCAGATGGGGTACGCCTCGAAGGAGCGCCAGGCGTAAATCACCTCGTCCTGCTTACCGTCGTCATTCTGCCCTGCAAAGGTGCCCAGGATTTGGTTCAGTGCCCCCAGGCTGCCGGCGCCCGTGACAACATCGTCAGCCGGAACATCAAGGAAGTCAGCCAAGGCGTTACGCAGCTTTGTGGCCAGCGGGTCCGGATAGCGATTGATATCGGTCTGATCTGCGATTGCCTGCAACACTGCAGGAATCGGAGGCAGAGGGTTTTCGTTGGACGACAATTTATAGCTGGTGAGGCCCGCAATCGCAGCAGGTGGTTTACCAGCTGCATATTTGGGGAGCCTGTCCACGACCGGACGAGGGATTACGCCCTCCGGTACGTTGTCAGTAGTAGTCATGGCTTCAAGCCTACTTGCCCACCCATGGCTGACACCGAGCTCCTTAACAGCAGCGTGTGAAAGCATGGGTCCATGGGTTCATTCATCATTCGTGTCTTGATCAACGGGCTTGCCTTGTGGGTTGCAACCTGGCTCCTGCAAGGCATGGACATCTCCACCAGCGCCACGGAATCGGCCGCGGCCAACGCCGGACTCACCCAGGGCGCAGACACCGCCGGCATCATCCTGGCGTACCTGTTCATCGGCCTGATCTTCGGAGTGGTGAACGCCTTCGTCCGCCCCTTGGTCAGGCTGTTGTCCCTTCCGGTGACCATCCTGACGCTGGGTCTGTTCACTATCGTGATCAATGCAGCCATGCTGTACCTGACGGCATGGCTGAGTACCTTCACGCCCGTGCACCTCACTATTGACTCCTTCTTCTGGACAGCAATCCTTGCCTCCATCATCATCAGCATCATTTCCATGGTGGCGGGCCTTATTCCGGGTGCCAAGAAGCGCTAACACTTCCCCACCCGGACACGTCCGTACGAGCCCTACCTTGTTGCAGCTCCCTGCTTAGTCTTCTGGATGGTAGGTGGCGAGGGAGGGTGTGGAGACGGCGGTTGGACCGGAAGCGGAGCTCTTTCCAGCTTGAACCGAGTCACCTTGGCAACGCCGCCCACGCCCACAACACCAACGAACGCTGCAGTCGAGGCTGCCAGTGACTCGTCATGGCTCGCGGTCACCAGCGCAGCTCCTGCAGCATAGTTCTCCTGGGAATGTCCGGGGCCGATGCCGGGATCCTGCCCGTCCGGAGTTTTGACCTCATTTGTCAGCGTCACCGTCACCCGGTCTTTTGTGTCGACGTTAACTCGGCCTTCGGCTCCAGGAACCCAGTCTTGGGTATGTTCCAAATGCAGTGAACTGATACCGGGCTCGGGGGTGATGCCTCCCACGGGCGATCCGGCCGTGAGCACATACTTAAGGTCGAATTCTTCGAGGAACGCCCTGTTCTGGCTGAGATTCATGGCGTGGAGACCTCCTTGGCTATGTCCTACTGCCACCACTTGATCGCCCGCCTCAGCTCCGGCTTCTCGGAGTGCCTGGCCAACGGCAGAGACAACTTCTTCAGAGTCGTATCCCAGTGCTTCGCCAATTCCCTGCGTGTCGAAGGGGTTGGAGCTGGGTGAATGAGGTTGGGTGCCCGGGATCAGTACCATCCAAGAAGGCGAGCCGCTGTTGTCGAGGCAGATAATCTCAATCTCACCGTCGTTGCGGGCATGGAGTCTCTCGAGACGACGAAGGCTTTCCGCCATGGACGGTTCCATATCCTCGACCGATTCGTCCATCTTTTCGATGCTGACGGGTCTTGGTCGCATGTCCGAAAGCCGGGGCACCTCAAGGATCTGGTGAACGACGCCCCCTGGAGTCGTCCAGAATGGAAGAAGACCTGAGGCCAGATAGTTGCTCATATCCCGGGTAGGCGGCCAGGCCGGCTTTATCTCGCTAAGGTTCGGGAGCAGCGGCAGGACGTTTTTGGCTTCCCCTTCCACATAATCCCGGTGGCTTGCCCGCACACTTGCGCTGACCTCCACCAGTTCCTGCCGGACTCTTCCCACTTCCTTGCGGCTCTCGGCCACAGCATTGAGGGCTTTGCAGCCTGTTTCATAGGAGTCGTACAGAAAGGGTTCCAGGCCGTCTTGGACCTGGCGGGCCTCGTTTTCTATACCCACTAGTTGTTGAACCAGTCCATCGAGCGTTCCCGCGCCGCGGAGGAGTTCTTCGAGCTGAAAAGACATTCCGCCCACACCTCCCCTGATACTGAGGATTCCATCGTTGGCCGGAGGGGTGGGCTGCGGCGCTGCGCCGGCCCCGACGGGAGCTGAATCTGCCATTACGGCCCCCGTTCGCTGGAGACGGAGACGTTCTGAGAGTGCCTGAGCACCACCGCCACTGCGGCCTCCAGAGACTCACGTGCTCGCATCAGCGCTGAAGCATGCAAGGCAAGGGTTATCCTGTATGCCCGCCCGGCAGGGGAAAGCCAGTCGTCTACCTGGGCTCTGCGCAGCGACGCAAGGACCACGTCCACTTGGTCCACGCACGATTGCATTCGCCAGGCCAACCTCTGTACTTCATGGCTTCGGGAAGCGCACTGCAAGGGATCAAATGTGGGCGGGTTGGGTGCAGGCATCAAGCCGACGCTCATTGTCTGTGTACTCCATTGATTGTTCTGCTGATCGATAAGGTCGACGCTACGGAGCAGCAGAACCCACCGGAAGTTGCTTTGTCGCTTATGTGGATAACCTGAACGGCCGTCCACATAGCCTCGTCATGGTCTGCATGACCCCTCGCGGAACATGAAAGAATAGGCATCATGGCTGAATCCCTCCGCGTGTCTCTCGCTTCCGAACCCCTCGCCCTTGGCGCCCTCGACGGGCGCTACCGTGCCGCCGTCGCGCCCCTCGTGGATTACTTGTCCGAGGCCGCGCTTAACCGCGATCGCGTTCACGTCGAAGTCGAGTGGCTCATCCACCTGACCAGCCAGTCCGTTCTGCCCGGCGCCGGGCCTCTGTCTGACCAGCAGGTGGCCCAGTTGCGTGCCATCGTTACCGAATTCAACGCTGCGTCCGTCAACGAACTCGCGGAAATAGAAGCCGTCACCGTCCACGACGTCAAAGCTGTTGAGTACTACATCGGCCGCCGCCTAGGGGCAATCGGCATCGAGAACCTCACCGCCATGGTGCACTTCGGTTGCACGTCCGAGGACATCAACAACCTTTCCTACGCTGTGGGAATCAAGGGTGCGGTGGAGGATGTGTGGCTGCCCAACGCCACCGCCCTAGTGAAGCAGATCGAGGCCATGGCCGAGGCAAACCGCTCCGTGCCCATGCTGTCCCGCACCCACGGCCAGCCAGCCACGCCCACCACCTTGGGCAAGGAACTTGCTGTCATTGCTCACCGTTTGAACCGCCAGTTGGCGCGCATCGCCAAGACTGAGTACCTCGGCAAGATCAACGGCGCCACCGGAACGTACGCAGCCCACGTGGCTTCAGTTCCCAGCGCTGACTGGGAAGCGGTCGCCAAGACGTTCGTGGAAGGCCTGGGCCTCACGTGGAACCCGCTCACGACGCAGATCGAGAGCCACGACTGGCAGGCTGAGCTGTACGCGGACATCGCGCGCTTCAACCGCATCCTGCACAACGTTTGCACGGACATCTGGAGCTACATCTCCATCGGCTACTTCCGTCAGATTCCGGTTGCCGGGGCCACCGGCTCCTCCACCATGCCGCACAAGGTGAACCCGATCCGCTTCGAGAACGCCGAAGCCAACCTGGAAATCTCCAACGGGCTCTTGGACACTTTGGGGGCCACCCTGGTGACCTCCCGCTGGCAGCGCGACCTTACGGACTCCTCGTCGCAGCGGAACATCGGCGTCGCATTCGGCCACTCGTTGCTCGCCATCTCCAATGTGGCCAAGGGTTTGAAGGCCCTCGACGTCGCAGAAGAGGTCCTCGCGGGCGATCTCGACACCAACTGGGAAGTCCTTGGCGAAGCCATTCAGATGGTCATGCGGGCCGAGGCAATTGCCGGCGTCGAAGGCATGGAAAACCCTTACGAGCGCCTCAAGGACTTTACCCGCGGACAGCGTGTGGACGGCGCCCGCATGCAGGAATTCGTGCAGGGTCTCGGCCTCTCCGCTGACGCCGAAGCCCGCCTGCTCGCGCTGACCCCGGGCAAGTACACGGGCATCGCGGACAAACTGGTGGACCACCTTCAGTAAGGATCATCTGTTGTAGTACAGAACGCTCGACGACGGCGGGCCGGGGCTGGGTGCCTCGGCCCGCCGTCGGCTTATCCAGCGATCGGCGATTAGGCTGGTGAACAGAAGCGCGTTCCATCCCGGTTGCTGCTACCAGCAGCTCAGCGGGGGCCCTGAGACACGGCGTGTCGGGCTATTCCGGTGCTCAGCCGGCTGGTTGGCTGGGAGTAACCGGGCAGGAGCGCGGGAGGCGAGCAAGGCCGAAACTGTTACATCGGAAGGAGCGGAGCACCCATGAAGCTCCTGTTGATCAGGCACGGACAGACACCCGGCAACGTCGCAGGCCAGTTGGACACTGCGTTCCCGGGCCCCGGGCTGACCAAGCTCGGTGAGCGCCAGGCGTCCGCCCTGCCGAAGGCTCTGGCCCATGAAGCAATCGAAGCCCTGTACACCTCCACCCTGCTGCGCACTCAGCGGACCGTCGCTCCCCTGGCGAAAGCTATCGGATTGGAGCCGGCAATCCTGGACGGAGTCCATGAGATCGAGGCGGGCTCACTTGAAAAGAAGACCGACCACGAATCTCACCGCCGTTACATGAGCACCGTCTTTGCGTGGACGGATGGCCACTTGGATGTGCGCATGCCCGGGGCTTCTGACGGACACGACTTCTTTGCCAGATTTGACGCTTCAGTCCAGCAGGTTGCGGCCGCAGGACATTCGACGGCGGCAATCGTCAGCCACGGTGCTGCTATCCGTTGCTGGGCGGGCCGTCGGGCGACAGACATCGACACCGTGTTCGCCGAAACGCATCAACTCCCCAACACTGGGATCGTTGCGTTGGAAGGGGACCCGGAAAGCGGATGGCGGGTGCTTCATTGGGACCAAATCCCTGGCGGAGGCACGGCGCTGGCAGACCACACCGCGGAGGACCCGACGGGCGAGGCACTTCACCCCTGATTCCGTACAGCCCATGCCGGCGCACCGTCCGCCTTGCACGCTGCGGGCCCTACTCTGCACGCTGCGGGCCCTACTCTGCACGCTGCGGGCCCTACTCTGCACGCTGCGGGGCCTGCTCTGCTCGGTAAAACCACCCATAAGGGCGCAGAGCGGGCCTCACAACGCAAGAAAGTCCCGCAATTCTCCCACCCCTTACGCGCAGGAAACACCGCGGTAACCGCAGCTCCCTAGGCTTAGTACGCATAGACCCCTCCCCGAAACCCGGCGAAAAGAGGCACAAATGCAGACAAACCCACGGCTCAACATCCGGCAGGTAACTTGGGCGAATCCCGTGGGCGCAGACCTCCGCGCCGCACAGCAGGCAGAACTCGACGCGAGGTTCGGCACCACGGACCATGAGCCTGGGCCACCGCCAACGGAAGCAGACACAGCAGTTTTTGTGGTGGCTTACGAAAAATGCTCGGGCCAGCCTCTGGGATGCGGCGGTTTGAGAATGCTGGATGAGAACACCGCAGAGATCAAGCGGCTCTATGTGGTCCCGTATGCCCGCGGCTCCGGAG
The sequence above is a segment of the Arthrobacter sp. StoSoilB22 genome. Coding sequences within it:
- a CDS encoding histidinol-phosphate transaminase; protein product: MTTTDNVPEGVIPRPVVDRLPKYAAGKPPAAIAGLTSYKLSSNENPLPPIPAVLQAIADQTDINRYPDPLATKLRNALADFLDVPADDVVTGAGSLGALNQILGTFAGQNDDGKQDEVIYAWRSFEAYPICVGLAGAASVQIPLLPDGRHDLQTMAAAVTVRTKVILLCTPNNPTGPILTAEETERFIQAVPPNVVVVIDEAYQEFVRDAEAVDGIKLYRKYPNVVVLRTFSKAHGLAGLRVGYSVSGPLLTQHLRVTATPFAVSQIAERAAVTSIENFDQVVERVQSLVDERDRVTAGLRELGWFVPEAQGNFVWLNLGEHSAEFAALAAEQALSVRAFGNEGVRVSIGEVEANTRFLDLCAGYTKAPQGS
- a CDS encoding GNAT family N-acetyltransferase, which gives rise to MQTNPRLNIRQVTWANPVGADLRAAQQAELDARFGTTDHEPGPPPTEADTAVFVVAYEKCSGQPLGCGGLRMLDENTAEIKRLYVVPYARGSGVASSILAALEAQAHSHGFTVIAAEAGSAQSDGRSFYESAGFAAVPNFGPYVGASGSFCYSKRIDSHSASHTAMA
- a CDS encoding phage holin family protein — protein: MGSFIIRVLINGLALWVATWLLQGMDISTSATESAAANAGLTQGADTAGIILAYLFIGLIFGVVNAFVRPLVRLLSLPVTILTLGLFTIVINAAMLYLTAWLSTFTPVHLTIDSFFWTAILASIIISIISMVAGLIPGAKKR
- the purB gene encoding adenylosuccinate lyase — its product is MAESLRVSLASEPLALGALDGRYRAAVAPLVDYLSEAALNRDRVHVEVEWLIHLTSQSVLPGAGPLSDQQVAQLRAIVTEFNAASVNELAEIEAVTVHDVKAVEYYIGRRLGAIGIENLTAMVHFGCTSEDINNLSYAVGIKGAVEDVWLPNATALVKQIEAMAEANRSVPMLSRTHGQPATPTTLGKELAVIAHRLNRQLARIAKTEYLGKINGATGTYAAHVASVPSADWEAVAKTFVEGLGLTWNPLTTQIESHDWQAELYADIARFNRILHNVCTDIWSYISIGYFRQIPVAGATGSSTMPHKVNPIRFENAEANLEISNGLLDTLGATLVTSRWQRDLTDSSSQRNIGVAFGHSLLAISNVAKGLKALDVAEEVLAGDLDTNWEVLGEAIQMVMRAEAIAGVEGMENPYERLKDFTRGQRVDGARMQEFVQGLGLSADAEARLLALTPGKYTGIADKLVDHLQ
- a CDS encoding histidine phosphatase family protein translates to MKLLLIRHGQTPGNVAGQLDTAFPGPGLTKLGERQASALPKALAHEAIEALYTSTLLRTQRTVAPLAKAIGLEPAILDGVHEIEAGSLEKKTDHESHRRYMSTVFAWTDGHLDVRMPGASDGHDFFARFDASVQQVAAAGHSTAAIVSHGAAIRCWAGRRATDIDTVFAETHQLPNTGIVALEGDPESGWRVLHWDQIPGGGTALADHTAEDPTGEALHP